One segment of Sulfobacillus thermosulfidooxidans DSM 9293 DNA contains the following:
- a CDS encoding MFS transporter yields the protein MRRLRWVLYGLGFSTLTSGAWIAGLSIEMYELSQSLALLSVIWIIRIMVRLFLQPLAGSIIDRSERSRAVWMAYLFSGWFGILCALWINWKGASVLTLLVVVTGFQVFESVSSPGLQKLIQIALPKQALNRFNGRRLAISRSAAIVGPALGAELLAKTGSIVPLIALFALAQIFLGWGSLRSRVVGPRVSTQHPTLYAVLKDGWHYAGTRKDLVAIFVLAATASGGWRMIEILVPALSHATVFGTGLTGPAYSMSAVGSIGMGWILSRYQRDYPIRWILLSQLVNMIPFALFVLTPTPLGIIMAVLVTGMNADFHDVVVSTYLQKTVPHEFYGRTSSSYRTILAMGALPVVVATWLHIIPTIAVASYVSLVLLGLGGIVIWRMLRSADASYSFTISK from the coding sequence TTGCGCAGGTTACGATGGGTTCTTTATGGGTTGGGCTTTTCCACTTTGACTAGCGGGGCATGGATAGCGGGTCTGAGTATTGAAATGTATGAATTGTCACAGTCGCTGGCTCTCCTCAGTGTTATTTGGATTATTCGCATCATGGTCCGCCTGTTTCTGCAGCCACTTGCCGGTAGCATCATCGACCGATCCGAGCGTTCCCGCGCGGTATGGATGGCCTATCTCTTCTCGGGATGGTTTGGGATCCTGTGCGCCCTGTGGATCAATTGGAAGGGCGCGTCAGTTCTGACCCTACTCGTGGTCGTGACGGGTTTTCAGGTATTCGAATCGGTCAGTTCACCCGGACTGCAAAAACTCATTCAAATTGCGCTTCCTAAGCAGGCGCTCAATCGATTTAATGGACGCCGTCTTGCGATATCCCGCAGTGCTGCCATTGTCGGTCCTGCGCTCGGGGCGGAATTGCTTGCTAAGACGGGCAGCATCGTTCCGTTAATCGCCTTGTTTGCACTAGCACAGATTTTCTTAGGGTGGGGTTCCCTGCGGAGTCGAGTGGTGGGTCCCCGCGTGTCCACCCAGCACCCAACGCTGTATGCAGTGCTCAAAGATGGCTGGCACTATGCGGGGACGCGAAAAGACCTCGTGGCCATCTTTGTGTTGGCTGCTACGGCTTCGGGAGGATGGCGCATGATTGAAATTTTAGTGCCGGCCTTGTCTCATGCGACAGTGTTCGGAACAGGTCTTACAGGACCTGCCTACAGTATGAGTGCTGTGGGCTCGATTGGTATGGGATGGATACTTTCTCGTTATCAACGCGATTACCCCATTCGGTGGATTTTGTTGTCTCAACTGGTCAATATGATCCCGTTTGCTCTATTCGTGTTGACTCCGACACCGCTTGGCATTATTATGGCCGTCTTGGTGACCGGAATGAATGCCGATTTCCATGATGTGGTCGTGAGCACTTATCTGCAAAAGACGGTCCCACACGAGTTTTACGGCAGAACATCTAGCAGCTACCGCACCATTCTGGCCATGGGAGCGTTGCCTGTGGTTGTCGCAACCTGGCTCCACATTATTCCTACCATCGCTGTGGCTTCCTATGTGAGTCTCGTTTTGTTGGGATTGGGAGGCATTGTCA
- a CDS encoding adenosylcobalamin-dependent ribonucleoside-diphosphate reductase, with product MELSTGFSSELSWKIFLDRYTLKDPNRNFQVGDLAIALVEPHPKWPKKDVGIVREILPDGHLSIELLTGPQKGDLIERRVVDCDRPIEKTIDEVARRIARGVAKVEKPKVRQDVEDSFAKEIAALHFVPGGRIWAGAGTDQKLTYFNCYVIPSPRDSREGIVETLGQMIEIMSRGGGVGINISSLRPARAAVRGVNGRSSGAVSWMDLYSRATGLVEQGGSRRGALMLQIEDWHPDIWRFIDVKKTPGMVENANISVRISDSFMQAVKNDDDWDLVFPDTTDPDYDTLWDGNLENWKKADKPIIVYETVKARKIWNEIIKGAWQAAEPGIVFDERHEKDSNSWYFNPLISTNPCAEQPLPAWGVCTLGHINLSAFYDRETNDVNWDGLRTTIRMGVRFLDDIVDATPYFFQQNYDNQQKERRIGLGTMGLGELLIRLGLRYGSPESLDFIDKLYKFIAVESYLYDVELAKEKGPFPAFNAELYLQSGFIKRLPESVRQAIREHGVRNVTILTQAPTGTVGTMVGTSTGIEPYYALTYFRQSRLGYDEQYVPVAAEWKEAHPGMELPSYFVGAMDLTPEEHVYVQAAIQRWTDSSISKTANAPSTYTVEDTARLYELAYDLGCKGVTIYRDQSRTEQVLHLSEESSPKNDAVNATTPENMPPMADDVEVYPVPQLINGRTYRKETPAGTARVVINEVDGNPFEVFMLLGRAGSEVQSFMESLGRVISLYLRSNGNLTPRRRLELVAEQLKGIGGANQMGFGPGRVLSVVDAIGQLLESHLRQRPGEEAAAITSPSPNTRKTEERDNRHTSLHLDLCPQCDAPTLVYEEGCQHCQSCGYSKC from the coding sequence AACCGGCCCTCAAAAAGGGGATCTCATCGAGCGCCGTGTGGTGGATTGTGATCGGCCCATCGAAAAGACGATTGACGAAGTTGCCCGCCGGATTGCGCGCGGGGTGGCTAAAGTTGAAAAGCCTAAGGTGCGGCAAGACGTGGAAGATAGTTTTGCCAAGGAAATTGCGGCACTGCATTTTGTGCCGGGAGGCCGAATCTGGGCCGGTGCCGGAACCGACCAAAAATTAACCTATTTCAATTGCTACGTCATCCCCAGTCCCCGGGATAGTCGAGAGGGGATTGTCGAAACGCTTGGACAGATGATCGAAATTATGAGCCGGGGAGGTGGCGTTGGAATCAATATTTCCTCCCTACGGCCAGCCCGTGCGGCTGTTCGTGGAGTAAATGGACGATCCTCTGGGGCTGTATCGTGGATGGATTTGTATTCCCGGGCTACAGGACTGGTTGAGCAGGGCGGCTCACGGCGGGGGGCATTAATGTTACAAATTGAAGATTGGCACCCTGATATTTGGCGATTTATTGATGTCAAGAAAACGCCCGGAATGGTTGAAAATGCTAATATTAGTGTTCGAATTTCTGATAGTTTCATGCAAGCCGTGAAAAATGATGACGATTGGGATTTGGTCTTTCCCGATACGACAGATCCCGATTACGATACGCTATGGGATGGAAACCTCGAGAATTGGAAAAAAGCGGACAAGCCCATTATTGTTTACGAAACGGTTAAGGCAAGAAAAATCTGGAACGAAATCATTAAAGGAGCATGGCAGGCTGCGGAGCCTGGTATCGTCTTTGATGAACGGCACGAAAAGGATTCCAATAGTTGGTATTTTAATCCCTTAATCAGTACCAATCCTTGTGCCGAACAACCTTTGCCCGCGTGGGGAGTTTGTACTTTAGGTCATATAAACCTCTCCGCCTTTTATGATCGAGAAACCAATGATGTGAATTGGGATGGGTTACGGACAACGATCCGGATGGGTGTTCGATTTCTTGATGATATTGTGGACGCCACCCCATACTTCTTTCAACAAAATTATGACAACCAACAGAAAGAACGCCGTATTGGTCTAGGAACTATGGGGCTTGGGGAGTTACTCATTCGGCTAGGATTGCGTTATGGAAGTCCCGAATCATTAGATTTTATCGATAAGCTATATAAGTTTATTGCGGTAGAAAGTTATTTATATGATGTTGAACTGGCGAAGGAAAAAGGCCCATTTCCTGCGTTTAACGCGGAATTATATCTGCAAAGCGGCTTTATTAAACGATTGCCGGAATCCGTGAGGCAAGCCATCAGAGAACATGGGGTTCGCAATGTCACCATTTTGACACAAGCTCCAACCGGAACGGTAGGGACTATGGTCGGAACAAGCACCGGAATTGAACCGTATTATGCTTTAACCTATTTCCGCCAGTCGCGTCTAGGCTATGACGAACAATATGTACCGGTGGCCGCTGAATGGAAAGAAGCCCATCCGGGTATGGAACTGCCTTCATATTTTGTTGGCGCTATGGATCTCACTCCTGAAGAACACGTCTATGTGCAAGCGGCTATTCAACGTTGGACGGATTCGAGTATTTCCAAGACGGCTAACGCACCGAGCACGTATACGGTTGAAGATACAGCCAGGTTATATGAATTAGCCTATGACCTGGGATGTAAGGGCGTGACAATTTACCGGGATCAGAGTCGTACCGAGCAGGTTCTTCATTTGAGTGAAGAGTCTTCGCCGAAAAATGATGCTGTTAACGCTACGACTCCGGAAAACATGCCGCCAATGGCTGATGATGTTGAAGTCTATCCGGTTCCCCAATTGATTAATGGGCGGACTTACCGAAAGGAAACGCCAGCGGGGACCGCGCGGGTTGTGATTAACGAAGTAGATGGCAATCCTTTTGAAGTCTTCATGTTGTTAGGACGAGCGGGATCGGAGGTTCAATCCTTTATGGAATCCTTAGGACGCGTTATCAGTCTTTATCTCCGGTCAAACGGCAATCTCACGCCAAGACGTCGACTTGAACTGGTCGCGGAACAATTAAAAGGTATCGGTGGTGCGAACCAAATGGGCTTTGGTCCAGGACGCGTGCTCAGCGTTGTTGACGCCATTGGCCAACTTCTAGAGTCCCACCTGCGCCAACGTCCGGGAGAAGAGGCCGCAGCAATTACCTCTCCTAGCCCGAACACGAGAAAGACCGAGGAACGTGATAACCGTCATACCTCACTTCACTTGGACCTGTGCCCTCAATGCGATGCACCAACCCTGGTTTACGAAGAAGGATGTCAGCATTGCCAGTCGTGCGGTTATTCCAAATGTTAG